Proteins encoded in a region of the Octopus sinensis linkage group LG8, ASM634580v1, whole genome shotgun sequence genome:
- the LOC115215123 gene encoding zinc finger protein 726-like — MEDINELDTSTITVFNNVDAITQTFNGEKPLASETLNKKTSVSRNIYCEICGKSFASNSNLTKHKRIHSGEKPFQCEICGKAFTQNSHLVVHIRSHTGEKPFRCEACGKSFVSDSDLTRHKVIHSGEKPYHCQICGKSFTNNSNLVIHIRSHTGEKPFCCELCGKSFVSNIHLTSHKRIHSGENLCYCKICGKSFVNNSKLVIHRSSHTGEKPCHCDVCGKCFVSNSNLTRHKLIHSGEKSFHCEICGKSFVSNIVLTKHKRSHTGEKPFQCETCGKSFSVNSSLVVHNRSHTGEKPFHCEICGKSFVENSKLTIHIRSHTGEKPYRCEVCGKSFVNNSDLTKHKRIHTGEKPYHCDICGKSFKTNSHLKAHKRIHTRKNPFNCEM; from the coding sequence ATGGAGGACATTAATGAGTTGGACACTTCTACCATAACTGTTTTTAACAATGTAGACGCAATTACACAGACATTCAATGGTGAGAAACCATTAGCAAGTGAAACACTTAACAAGAAAACATCGGTAAGCAGAAATATttactgtgaaatctgtgggaaatCTTTTGCCTCAAACAGTAATTTAACAAAGCACAAACGAATCCACAGCGGAGAAAAGCCATTTCAGTGTGAGATATGTGGGAAAGCCTTCACTCAAAATTCTCATCTTGTTGTTCACATACGaagtcacacaggagagaaaccattccgCTGTGAAGCGTGTGGGAAATCTTTTGTTTCTGACAGTGATTTAACAAGACACAAAGTGATACactctggagaaaaaccatatcactgtcaGATATGTGGGAAATCTTTTACCAATAATTCAAATCTTGTTATCCACATACGTAgtcacactggagagaaaccattctGCTGTGAATTGTGTGGGAAAtcttttgtttccaatattcATTTAACAAGTCACAAAAGGATACACAGTGGAGAAAACCTCTGTTATTGTAAAATCTGTGGCAAATCGTTCGTTAATAATTCAAAGCTTGTTATTCACAGAAGTAgtcacactggagagaaaccgTGTCATTGCGATGTGTGTGGCAAGTGTTTTGTGTCTAACAGTAATTTAACAAGACACAAACTAATACACAGTGGAGAGAAATCCTTCCACTGTGAAATATGTGGCAAGTCTTTCGTCTCCAACATTGTTTTAACCAAGCACAAACGtagtcacacaggagaaaaaccattccAGTGTGAAACgtgtgggaaatcattctctgtCAATTCCAGTCTTGTAGTTCACAACCGTAGTCACACCGGAGAGAAGCCTTTCCACTGTGAGATATGTGGGAAGTCTTTTGTTGAGAATTCTAAACTGACCATTCACATACGTagtcacactggagaaaaaccatatcgctgtgaagTGTGTGGGAAATCTTTTGTTAATAATAGTGATTTAACAAAACACAAACGaatccacacaggagagaaaccttatcattgtgatatatgtGGGAAATCTTTTAAGACCAACAGTCACTTGAAGGCACACAAACGAATCCACACTAGAAAGAATCCTTTCAACTGTGAAATGTGA